From the genome of Streptomyces sp. NBC_01317, one region includes:
- a CDS encoding metal ABC transporter substrate-binding protein: MNVRRLIPTAATAGAVTLGLLALSACSSSDTAGGKGDGRLAVTASFYPMQFLVQQIGGDHVSVTTLTKPGTEPHDLELSPRETARLSQADVVLYLKGIAPAVDDAIGQSGARQIVDATSLTTMERHGTEAGHGHEGDDDHGDEESAGGNDPHIWLDPVKYAEVAKGVGAALEKADPDHAATYRTNTGTLVGKLGALDTAFEQGLAHTTTRTFITTHAAFGYLAERYGLEQEAIAGVDPEAEPSPARVKELGTIARQDKVSTVFFETLASDRTAKTIAGDTGLRTDVLDPLEGITAKSKGSDYLQVMKANLAALRNALGAK, from the coding sequence ATGAACGTACGACGCCTGATACCCACCGCCGCCACGGCCGGAGCGGTCACGCTCGGCCTGCTGGCGCTGTCCGCCTGCTCCTCCTCCGACACGGCCGGGGGGAAGGGCGACGGCAGGCTGGCGGTGACGGCGTCGTTCTATCCCATGCAGTTCCTGGTCCAGCAGATAGGCGGCGATCATGTCTCCGTCACGACGCTGACCAAGCCGGGCACCGAGCCGCACGACCTGGAACTGAGCCCCCGGGAGACCGCCCGGCTCAGCCAGGCGGACGTCGTCCTGTACCTCAAGGGCATCGCCCCCGCCGTGGACGACGCCATCGGCCAGTCCGGCGCACGGCAGATCGTCGACGCGACCTCGCTCACCACGATGGAGCGGCACGGCACCGAGGCCGGCCACGGCCACGAAGGGGACGACGACCACGGGGACGAGGAGTCCGCGGGCGGCAACGACCCGCACATCTGGCTGGATCCGGTGAAGTACGCCGAGGTCGCGAAGGGTGTCGGCGCGGCCCTGGAGAAGGCGGACCCGGACCACGCCGCCACGTACCGTACGAACACCGGCACCCTCGTCGGCAAGCTCGGCGCCCTCGACACCGCCTTCGAGCAGGGCCTCGCCCACACCACCACCAGGACGTTCATCACCACCCACGCCGCCTTCGGCTACCTCGCCGAGCGGTACGGCCTGGAGCAGGAGGCGATCGCCGGGGTCGACCCCGAGGCGGAGCCGAGCCCCGCGCGCGTGAAGGAGCTGGGGACCATCGCCCGGCAGGACAAGGTGAGCACCGTGTTCTTCGAGACGCTCGCCAGCGACAGGACCGCGAAGACCATCGCCGGGGACACAGGCCTGCGAACCGACGTCCTGGATCCGCTCGAAGGAATCACGGCGAAGTCCAAGGGGTCGGACTACCTCCAGGTCATGAAGGCCAACCTGGCCGCGCTCCGGAACGCGCTGGGCGCCAAGTGA
- a CDS encoding glycine--tRNA ligase: protein MAADKIDTIVNLSKRRGFVYPSSEIYGGQRAAWDYGPLGVELKENLKRQWWRSMVTSREDVVGIDSSVILATEVWEASGHVATFTDPLTECTSCHKRYRADHLEEGYEEKHGKPPVNGLADINCPNCGNKGTFTEPKSFSGLLSTHLGPTQDTGSVAYLRPETAQGIFTNFGQVLQTSRKKPPFGIAQMGKSFRNEITPGNFIFRTREFEQMEMEFFVKPGEDEKWHEYWMEQRWNWYRDLGLREENMRWFEHAQEKLAHYAKRTVDIEYRFSFGGSEWGELEGVANRTDYDLTVHSKASGHDLLYFDQEAGERWTPYVIEPAAGVGRAMLAFLLDAYNEDEAPNAKGVLEKRTVLRLDPRLAPVKVAILPLSRNPQLSPKAKGLAEDLRRNWNIEFDDAGAIGRRYRRQDEIGTPFCVTVDFDTLDDNAVTVRERDTMQQERVSLDQIQAYLGGRLLGC, encoded by the coding sequence GTGGCCGCCGACAAGATCGACACCATCGTCAACCTGAGCAAGCGCCGTGGCTTCGTCTACCCGTCCAGTGAGATCTACGGTGGTCAGCGGGCCGCCTGGGACTACGGGCCGCTCGGAGTCGAGCTGAAGGAAAACCTCAAGCGCCAGTGGTGGCGCTCCATGGTCACTTCGCGCGAGGACGTCGTCGGTATCGACTCGTCAGTGATCCTTGCCACAGAGGTCTGGGAGGCGTCCGGCCACGTCGCGACCTTCACGGACCCGCTGACCGAATGCACCTCCTGCCACAAGCGCTACCGCGCGGACCACCTGGAGGAGGGGTACGAGGAGAAGCACGGCAAGCCGCCGGTCAACGGCCTCGCCGACATCAACTGCCCCAACTGCGGCAACAAGGGCACCTTCACCGAGCCCAAGTCGTTCTCGGGTCTGCTCTCCACCCACCTGGGCCCGACCCAGGACACCGGCTCGGTCGCCTACCTGCGCCCCGAGACGGCGCAGGGCATTTTCACCAACTTCGGCCAGGTCCTCCAGACGTCGCGCAAGAAGCCGCCCTTCGGCATCGCGCAGATGGGCAAGTCCTTCCGGAACGAGATCACTCCGGGCAACTTCATCTTCCGCACCCGCGAGTTCGAGCAGATGGAGATGGAGTTCTTCGTCAAGCCGGGCGAGGACGAGAAGTGGCACGAGTACTGGATGGAGCAGCGCTGGAACTGGTACCGCGACCTCGGCCTGCGCGAGGAGAACATGCGCTGGTTCGAGCATGCCCAGGAGAAGCTCGCCCACTACGCGAAGCGCACCGTGGACATCGAGTACCGCTTCTCCTTCGGCGGCAGCGAGTGGGGTGAGCTGGAGGGCGTGGCCAACCGCACCGACTACGACCTCACCGTGCACTCCAAGGCCTCCGGCCACGACCTGCTGTACTTCGACCAGGAGGCCGGCGAGCGCTGGACCCCCTACGTCATCGAGCCGGCCGCCGGCGTCGGCCGCGCGATGCTCGCCTTCCTCCTCGACGCGTACAACGAGGACGAGGCGCCCAACGCGAAGGGCGTGCTGGAGAAGCGCACCGTGCTCCGCCTCGACCCGCGCCTCGCGCCGGTCAAGGTCGCGATCCTCCCGCTGTCCCGCAACCCGCAGCTCTCGCCGAAGGCCAAGGGCCTCGCCGAGGACCTGCGGCGCAACTGGAACATCGAGTTCGACGACGCGGGCGCCATCGGCCGCCGCTACCGGCGCCAGGACGAGATCGGTACGCCGTTCTGCGTCACCGTCGACTTCGACACCCTGGACGACAACGCGGTGACCGTGCGCGAGCGCGACACCATGCAGCAGGAGCGCGTCTCCCTGGACCAGATCCAGGCGTACCTCGGCGGCCGTCTCCTCGGCTGCTGA
- a CDS encoding Vgb family protein — MPRPPTVSITEFPVSGKDAGPYGITCGTDGALWFTMVHHGAIGRITPGGDVTSYPLDPASSGPSIITSGPDDALWFTEFRAHRIGRVTTTGDVTSFTLPTPDAGPFGITTGPDGALWFTEAGADRIGRITTGGQVTEFPLPVSGAFPSAIAGGPGDRLWFTMNQANAIGSIGLGGDIALHPLPTPAAAPVGITAGADGAMWFVEIGAGRIGRIAPDGKIEEFALPDRDSRPHAITTDSAGNCWFTEWGANRVGRITPDGRIDEYDLPSPSSEPHGIAQGPEGAIWTALEIGTVARLAPH, encoded by the coding sequence ATGCCACGTCCTCCGACCGTGTCGATCACGGAATTCCCCGTGTCCGGCAAGGACGCCGGGCCCTACGGGATCACCTGCGGTACCGATGGCGCGCTGTGGTTCACGATGGTCCACCACGGAGCGATCGGGAGGATCACCCCCGGCGGTGACGTCACCTCCTACCCCCTCGACCCCGCCTCCTCCGGACCGTCGATCATCACCTCCGGACCCGATGACGCCCTGTGGTTCACGGAGTTCCGCGCTCATCGGATCGGCCGTGTCACCACGACCGGAGACGTCACGTCGTTCACCCTGCCGACCCCGGACGCCGGCCCGTTCGGGATCACGACCGGGCCCGATGGTGCGCTCTGGTTCACCGAGGCCGGTGCCGACCGCATCGGGCGGATCACGACCGGCGGTCAGGTCACCGAATTTCCGCTCCCGGTGTCGGGAGCCTTTCCCTCGGCCATCGCCGGTGGCCCCGGCGACAGGCTCTGGTTCACGATGAACCAGGCCAACGCGATCGGCTCGATCGGACTCGGCGGCGACATCGCCCTCCATCCGCTCCCCACCCCCGCCGCCGCTCCGGTCGGGATCACCGCGGGGGCCGACGGCGCCATGTGGTTCGTGGAGATCGGCGCGGGCCGGATCGGACGGATCGCCCCGGACGGGAAGATCGAGGAGTTCGCCCTGCCCGATCGTGACTCACGTCCCCACGCGATCACCACCGACTCCGCCGGGAACTGCTGGTTCACCGAGTGGGGCGCCAACCGCGTCGGCCGGATCACCCCCGACGGCCGGATCGACGAGTACGACCTCCCCAGCCCCTCCTCCGAACCGCACGGCATCGCACAAGGACCGGAGGGCGCGATCTGGACGGCCCTGGAGATTGGAACAGTGGCCCGACTCGCACCACACTGA
- a CDS encoding TetR/AcrR family transcriptional regulator, with protein MTTETLTAERILEATEEVLRRYGPAKATVVDVARLLGVSHGSVYRHFRTKAALREAVTQRWLERTEITLEGITDATTPGGAEKLRGWLLALFDAKRHKAGDDPELFATYNTLARENSGVTETHLSILTGQLTRIVEEGVRAGEFTAPDPQRVAVAVFAATARFHDPTYAPEWQKPSMDDEFTAVCDLVVRGLRT; from the coding sequence ATGACCACCGAGACCCTGACCGCCGAGCGCATCCTCGAAGCGACCGAAGAGGTCCTGCGCCGTTACGGTCCGGCGAAGGCCACGGTGGTCGACGTGGCACGGCTGCTCGGTGTCAGCCACGGCAGCGTGTACCGCCACTTCCGTACGAAGGCGGCGCTGCGCGAGGCGGTCACCCAGCGCTGGCTGGAGCGCACGGAGATCACCCTGGAGGGCATCACCGACGCCACGACCCCCGGGGGCGCGGAGAAGCTGCGCGGCTGGCTGCTGGCGCTGTTCGACGCCAAGCGGCACAAGGCGGGCGACGACCCGGAGTTGTTCGCCACGTACAACACGCTGGCCCGGGAGAACAGCGGGGTGACGGAGACTCACCTGTCGATACTGACCGGCCAGCTCACCCGGATCGTCGAAGAGGGCGTGCGCGCGGGCGAGTTCACCGCCCCGGACCCGCAGCGGGTGGCCGTCGCGGTCTTCGCGGCGACGGCCCGGTTCCACGACCCGACGTACGCCCCGGAGTGGCAGAAGCCCTCGATGGACGACGAGTTCACCGCCGTGTGCGACTTGGTGGTCCGGGGCCTGCGGACCTGA
- a CDS encoding aldo/keto reductase yields MTTTPDSTTSGTPVSVPTRALGSTGPRVSALGLGAMGMSAVYEGGDRAESLATLHAALDAGVTLIDTGDFYGMGSNEMLINEGLRTAPAGARERAVISVKFGGMRDPDNGWGPIDGRPAAVKNFAAYSLQRLGTDHIDVYRIARVDPTVPIEETVGAIAELVQAGHVRHIGLSEAGADTIRRAASVAPISDLQIEYSLISRGIEDTILPTVRELGIGITAYGVLSRGLISGHFAPDRELAATDFRAISPRFQGENLRHNLDLVESLRKVAEQKGVTVAQIAIAWVLSRGEDIVPLVGARHRDRLAESLGALDVTLDAGDLAAIERAVPVGAARGDRYPSAQMAHLDSEH; encoded by the coding sequence ATGACCACCACGCCCGACAGCACCACCTCAGGTACCCCCGTTTCCGTCCCCACCCGCGCGCTCGGTTCGACCGGCCCCCGGGTCTCCGCGCTCGGCCTGGGCGCGATGGGCATGTCCGCGGTGTACGAAGGGGGTGACCGCGCCGAATCCCTCGCCACGCTGCATGCCGCGCTGGACGCCGGGGTCACCCTGATCGACACGGGCGACTTCTACGGCATGGGCAGCAACGAGATGCTGATCAACGAAGGCCTTCGCACCGCCCCCGCCGGCGCCCGTGAGCGCGCGGTGATCAGCGTGAAGTTCGGCGGCATGCGCGACCCGGACAACGGATGGGGGCCGATCGACGGCCGTCCGGCCGCGGTGAAGAACTTCGCGGCGTATTCGTTGCAGCGCCTCGGCACGGACCACATCGACGTCTACCGGATCGCGCGCGTCGACCCGACCGTGCCCATCGAGGAGACGGTCGGCGCCATCGCCGAGCTGGTCCAGGCGGGGCATGTACGGCACATCGGCCTCTCGGAGGCGGGCGCGGACACGATCCGCCGAGCGGCGTCCGTCGCCCCGATATCCGACCTCCAGATCGAGTATTCGCTGATCTCGCGCGGCATCGAGGACACGATCCTGCCGACCGTCCGGGAGCTGGGCATAGGCATCACGGCGTACGGCGTGCTGTCGCGCGGCCTCATCAGCGGACACTTCGCCCCGGACCGCGAGCTGGCGGCGACCGACTTCCGGGCGATCAGCCCCCGCTTCCAGGGGGAGAACCTCCGCCACAACCTCGATCTGGTCGAGTCCCTGCGCAAGGTCGCCGAACAGAAGGGAGTCACGGTCGCGCAGATCGCCATCGCCTGGGTGCTGTCCCGCGGGGAGGACATCGTGCCGCTGGTCGGTGCCCGCCACCGCGACCGGCTGGCCGAGTCCCTCGGCGCGCTCGACGTGACGCTCGACGCCGGCGACCTGGCCGCGATCGAGCGGGCCGTCCCGGTCGGCGCGGCCCGGGGCGACCGTTACCCGAGCGCCCAGATGGCGCACCTGGACAGCGAACACTGA
- a CDS encoding DUF6243 family protein translates to MAKSRNNLLGVGGQRKKLSRADQQGNGPARNADRAVAADQKQELLRKMRERAGGDDQQTDTEGTTGATGTDSEAGTAGGATETPAS, encoded by the coding sequence GTGGCAAAGAGCCGCAACAACCTTCTCGGCGTCGGCGGGCAGCGCAAGAAGCTGTCCCGCGCCGACCAGCAGGGCAACGGCCCCGCCCGTAACGCCGACCGCGCGGTCGCCGCCGACCAGAAGCAGGAGCTGCTGCGCAAGATGCGCGAGCGCGCCGGCGGCGACGACCAGCAGACCGACACCGAAGGCACCACCGGTGCCACCGGCACCGACAGCGAGGCCGGCACGGCGGGCGGGGCGACGGAAACACCCGCGTCCTGA
- a CDS encoding SigB/SigF/SigG family RNA polymerase sigma factor, which produces MSMHRPSATLLREAAGTSDGDARTGGLPWIEDAEKIAPKDARDLSKLFFDRLRELEEGTHAHQYARNTLIEMNLSLVAFAARRFRSRADQMEDIVQVGTIGLIKAIDRFELSREVEFTTFAIPYIVGEIKRFFRDTSWAVHVPRRLQELRVGLARAKDHLALALDRDPTVRELAAHMELTEDEVIEGLIASNGYNSDSLDLPADSGTDARGGTRTTSLADFVGACDPAMELVEDFHSLAPLLATLDDRERLILELRFGQELTQAEIGERLGVSQMHVSRLLSRTLARLRAGLLVEE; this is translated from the coding sequence ATGTCCATGCACCGCCCGTCCGCGACGCTGCTCCGGGAAGCGGCAGGAACATCCGACGGTGACGCCCGGACCGGCGGGCTGCCGTGGATCGAGGACGCGGAGAAGATCGCGCCCAAGGACGCCCGGGACCTGTCGAAGCTGTTCTTCGACCGGTTGCGGGAGTTGGAGGAGGGCACGCACGCCCACCAGTACGCCCGCAACACACTGATCGAGATGAACCTGTCCCTGGTCGCCTTCGCCGCGCGCCGCTTCCGCAGCCGGGCCGACCAGATGGAAGACATCGTCCAGGTGGGAACGATCGGGCTGATCAAGGCGATCGACCGGTTCGAACTCTCCCGTGAGGTGGAGTTCACCACCTTCGCGATCCCCTACATCGTGGGCGAGATCAAGCGGTTCTTCCGTGACACCAGCTGGGCCGTGCACGTGCCACGGAGGTTGCAGGAGCTACGGGTCGGCCTCGCCCGGGCCAAGGACCACCTGGCGCTCGCCCTGGACCGCGACCCCACCGTCCGCGAACTCGCCGCGCACATGGAGCTGACCGAGGACGAGGTCATCGAGGGCCTGATCGCCTCGAACGGCTACAACAGCGACTCGCTCGACCTACCCGCCGACTCGGGCACGGACGCCCGGGGCGGCACAAGGACCACCTCGCTCGCCGACTTCGTCGGCGCCTGCGATCCCGCCATGGAACTGGTGGAGGACTTCCACAGCCTCGCCCCGCTCCTCGCCACCCTCGACGACCGGGAACGCCTCATCCTGGAACTGCGCTTCGGCCAGGAACTGACCCAGGCCGAGATCGGTGAACGCCTGGGCGTCTCCCAGATGCACGTCTCACGTCTCCTGTCGCGCACCCTGGCCCGCCTCCGCGCCGGGCTGCTCGTCGAAGAATGA
- a CDS encoding MerR family transcriptional regulator, whose product MTADDSFGRLDDDDYPAYTMGRAAEMLGTTQGFLRAIGEARLITPLRSAGGHRRYSRYQLRIAARARELVDQGTPIEAACRIVILEDQLEEARRINAEYRRTAQPTDPRTAV is encoded by the coding sequence ATGACCGCGGACGACTCGTTCGGCCGTCTTGATGACGACGACTACCCCGCCTACACCATGGGCCGGGCCGCCGAGATGCTCGGCACCACCCAGGGCTTCCTGCGCGCCATCGGCGAAGCCCGCCTCATCACCCCGCTCCGCTCCGCGGGCGGACACCGCCGCTACTCCCGCTACCAACTGCGCATCGCCGCCCGTGCCCGGGAACTCGTCGACCAGGGCACCCCCATCGAGGCCGCCTGCCGCATCGTCATCCTCGAAGACCAGTTGGAAGAAGCCCGGCGCATCAACGCCGAGTACCGGCGCACCGCCCAGCCGACGGACCCCCGGACCGCAGTCTGA
- a CDS encoding enoyl-CoA hydratase/isomerase family protein, which produces MTQLTVTKSSPSLWRVTFDNPPVNLVGSQFIIELRALLEAAENDPDLAVVLFESADPEYFIAHWDLADDGSLLADQPSLLEGMSPFTDVLIRLSRLPALTVSAIRGRVRGAGSEFVLATDIRFASLERAVLGQFEITGGAIPGGGAVARLPRLVGRGRALEIMAGGEDFDGALAERYGYVNRAVPDAEFDAFIDEFVRRVSGFSVSAIRELKREVDPRTLPKADELATQANLFFAALATPEVQEWARQAFENGLQKDGPFEENLAEYSARFAPKR; this is translated from the coding sequence ATGACACAGCTCACTGTCACCAAGTCCTCCCCGTCCCTGTGGCGGGTGACCTTCGACAACCCTCCGGTCAACCTGGTCGGGTCGCAGTTCATCATCGAGCTGCGCGCGCTCCTCGAAGCCGCCGAGAACGACCCGGACCTCGCGGTGGTCCTTTTCGAGAGCGCCGATCCCGAGTACTTCATCGCGCACTGGGACCTCGCCGACGACGGTTCACTGCTCGCCGACCAGCCGTCGCTGCTGGAGGGCATGTCGCCGTTCACGGACGTGCTGATCCGGCTGAGCAGGCTTCCCGCGCTCACCGTGAGTGCGATTCGCGGGCGGGTACGGGGGGCGGGAAGCGAGTTCGTCCTCGCCACCGACATCCGGTTCGCGAGCCTGGAGCGCGCCGTGCTGGGCCAGTTCGAGATCACGGGCGGCGCCATCCCGGGCGGCGGCGCCGTCGCACGCCTGCCGCGTCTGGTGGGGCGGGGGCGGGCGTTGGAGATCATGGCGGGTGGCGAGGACTTCGACGGGGCGCTCGCGGAGCGGTACGGATACGTCAACAGGGCGGTGCCCGACGCCGAGTTCGACGCGTTCATCGATGAATTCGTGCGGCGCGTCTCGGGGTTCTCGGTCAGCGCGATCCGGGAACTGAAACGGGAGGTCGATCCGCGGACGCTCCCGAAGGCGGACGAACTCGCCACACAGGCCAACCTGTTCTTCGCGGCACTGGCGACTCCTGAGGTGCAGGAGTGGGCGAGGCAGGCGTTCGAGAACGGTCTTCAGAAGGACGGGCCGTTCGAGGAGAACCTCGCGGAGTACTCGGCGAGGTTCGCCCCGAAGCGCTGA
- a CDS encoding MFS transporter, with protein sequence MSTASRPQSGVPAPAPLVSSVPAPGPAPAIHDHGPVLGTLGLFTVLLGAALPLIDFFIVNVALPTIDKDLSAGPALLELVVAGYGVAYAVLLVLGGRLGDTLGRRRLFMAGIAAFGITSLACGLAPDAWTLVGARVAQGAAAALMLPQVLATIHATTAGERRAKAISLYGATAGLSMVAGQILGGVLVAADIAGSGWRAIFLVNVPVALVGLFLAFRTVPETKSQKPAPIDVPGTLLLTTALVTLLVPLTEGRAAGWPLWTWVTLGVFPVATAAFLWVERREDRQGRIPLLPPSLFRLVSLRRGVGLTVPFAICFGGFMFVLAIALQQGLRMSAIGSGLALVPLAVTFFAASLAGPRLLGRFGTRVLTVGAAIQFTGLGLLALLVWRDWPSVGALDLLPGVAVAGLGGGLQLPNLFRIVLSDVPPERAGVGSGVMVTAQQASLALGVATLGTLFLSLTDSGGMGDALTVTLVAMMGLILLTGLLSLRLPRTVS encoded by the coding sequence GTGAGTACAGCATCCCGTCCTCAGTCCGGCGTTCCGGCCCCGGCTCCTCTTGTTTCCTCTGTTCCCGCTCCGGGTCCCGCTCCGGCCATCCATGACCATGGTCCGGTCCTCGGCACCCTCGGCCTCTTCACGGTGCTCCTCGGAGCGGCCCTCCCCCTGATCGACTTCTTCATCGTCAACGTCGCCCTGCCGACCATCGACAAGGACCTGTCGGCGGGCCCCGCCCTGCTCGAACTGGTCGTGGCCGGTTACGGCGTCGCGTACGCCGTCCTGCTCGTCCTCGGCGGACGGCTCGGCGACACCCTCGGCCGCAGGCGCCTGTTCATGGCCGGCATCGCGGCCTTCGGCATCACCTCGCTGGCCTGCGGCCTGGCGCCCGACGCCTGGACACTGGTGGGCGCGAGGGTGGCCCAGGGCGCGGCGGCGGCGCTGATGCTGCCGCAGGTCCTGGCCACCATCCACGCGACGACGGCCGGGGAGCGGCGGGCGAAGGCGATCAGCCTGTACGGCGCGACCGCGGGGCTCTCCATGGTGGCGGGCCAGATCCTGGGCGGCGTGCTGGTGGCGGCGGACATCGCGGGCAGCGGCTGGCGGGCGATCTTCCTGGTGAACGTACCGGTCGCGCTGGTCGGTCTCTTCCTGGCGTTCCGTACGGTGCCCGAGACGAAGTCGCAGAAGCCCGCGCCGATCGACGTACCGGGCACGCTGCTGCTGACCACCGCGCTCGTGACGCTGCTGGTGCCGCTGACCGAGGGCAGGGCGGCGGGGTGGCCGCTGTGGACGTGGGTCACGCTGGGGGTCTTCCCGGTGGCCACGGCCGCGTTCCTGTGGGTGGAGCGGCGGGAGGACCGGCAGGGGCGGATACCGCTGCTGCCGCCGAGCCTGTTCCGGCTGGTGTCGCTGCGGCGCGGGGTGGGACTGACCGTGCCGTTCGCGATCTGCTTCGGCGGGTTCATGTTCGTGCTGGCGATCGCCCTCCAGCAGGGCCTCCGCATGAGTGCCATCGGGTCGGGGCTGGCGCTGGTGCCGCTGGCGGTGACGTTCTTCGCGGCGTCGCTGGCGGGGCCGCGGCTGCTCGGGCGGTTCGGGACGCGGGTGCTGACGGTCGGCGCGGCGATTCAGTTCACCGGGCTGGGGCTGCTGGCCCTGCTCGTCTGGCGGGACTGGCCGTCGGTCGGCGCGCTGGACCTGCTGCCGGGGGTGGCCGTGGCCGGTCTGGGCGGTGGTCTCCAGCTGCCGAACCTGTTCCGGATCGTGCTGTCGGACGTGCCGCCCGAGCGGGCGGGGGTGGGCAGCGGCGTGATGGTCACGGCGCAGCAGGCCTCGCTGGCGCTGGGGGTGGCCACGCTGGGGACGCTGTTCCTGAGCCTGACGGACTCCGGCGGCATGGGGGACGCGCTGACGGTGACCCTGGTGGCGATGATGGGGCTGATCCTGCTGACGGGGCTGCTGAGCTTGCGGTTGCCGCGGACGGTGAGCTGA